From the genome of Triticum aestivum cultivar Chinese Spring chromosome 1A, IWGSC CS RefSeq v2.1, whole genome shotgun sequence:
agccgggcaacccaactattgaccgaagacacaattcgaaaccgatgcatatatagcaatatctgagaatgtttttgccgaatccctaaaggtgtccggcgttgcactgcgagactaatgctggaaaagcacaaatagtttaaaagtgccaaaaagcttggaaaaccaagaaacgtcagtaaaaacatgacgtccgaacaagatcaagtgttcggtgccaatccgaaaattggtcttagaaaaaagaagtgcttctgtcgtgctttaacatgatacatcatatctcaagacttcgagcgggtcaacCTACGGCTTCAaactcctatcccgagggcggagtacttctcattaggccagtttagcaaactaaactctagcggctttgagagagaagttaggctccccggctagtgaccgcacactcgcgtcgaaaaaagaagtgataaataataataataataataataataaaactttgcaacgactaagaagaaaaagacttattataaaacggctcaaataaacttaagagcccccaagtgacttgggtagaagaatgattgcatgtaccgaagtacttatatcatatctatgttcaaccgaactttaaacgcgtcttaaccgaccgtcggcttctccctcttcggtcaaggaccgaaaagtgttatgtactccattggtcgagaatatcgacggtgtttccaataaccaggcaatcaggccataaggctgtaacagacaaagcgtgctcagggaacttatgctatattactgcgaattgtaagaagcatctttgaagaaaatagtacccccatcgatacctttcttcggtgctcattgttattatgagacttgtgcaatagattttttgtactcatgagttccgttgtgtgccgaccatcattgaaaactataagagcgttatctttcggcttcacccagtctgaggtccggctcgggtgacccgatcgtgacaatcgcagaggtgctccgtttactccctagccgaacaatcgggaacgtaggggtaaacacaggagcgaggcaacccagcttgccaatcgcttaagtcaacatggtgcatattgtggcgtaatacacgaacaaggaacgaagccgtacaagtataatcatatgcaacaggaaaaacttcataaaggaagcccccaagtaaacggggtatttgaatttatgcgtcacaaacaaagtttggacaaggaaattttttacaagcaacttttttccaaaaaagtataatgcttggtcgaaccgaacacaagttagaaattaaagctttgagcatgaaagcgacttagctggttaatgtgttcggtattaaTGACGTGTttcgagcttgatgcggggcaaggttccatcccccaacccggtcccgaggtggcggagcggagagctcgacacgccgaagtggtgacatagcacggtcaatgcagaccggcagagtgatgccgaagtcccgggatcattttcctgtgcacaaaaagtagtgcaaaccggagataatagtaataataataattaaaaaaatcgttgcataataaataatttatgcaaagtgagtaataaaagaaatatggcctggcgtcgaagtcaatgtcgatgcagggcgtcggcgtgatgcggtaaaggcgtggcaaagcctgaattcacaggtcggtccgagttccggatgcggcattcgccggactatgtacggaaactgaccgaaccaccaggcgaccgtcgttaatgcggccatcatttgatagacctatgtacagatgatggacaaatcagagtaataattccttgggaaaaataaacccaaacaagcaaaaaatattaggattgatagcacctggtttatttgttgtagcaatccgaagaaaggtgattctcaaaattgggactcgatccgcacacccattgcctgaatggcaataaagcgacggtatggcgatgctggcaaaggttggctcgccgaggcaaagccctcggtccagctaacatgacggagttggtcggctagtgacgccgaagtctccggagtaggttgatgaagagatggcgaagcccccggtccagtcgagatgtcgaagcctcgatgtcagccgatgagttgaAATAGGTCGGCGTgacggacaccagcttgaagaagcaatagtgcggccctgccgatgcaggtcgtgacgtggtcgatgtcgACTTGATGAACTGactgtgcggcgatgccggtatgcccgctccgtgtaatccgtgggcggcgattttggtgatgatttatccttcgcgatgccgaactcttgttcggcttgccgagatgatgatccgaagaaattgagctcgactCAATAAAGTGACAGCGTGgttagcgcaggtcggcagccataGAGCAACGTTATCAGGCTGGTTTAACACCAGCGTGAAGATGAAGATCATATTGAAAAAGACTTCAAAATTAGCGGGACGCGTTTGGGACCAGAACACAATACCTCATACAAAACtttcttcaaaaaggatgtccgaaatcccgttcataaaaaagatgaattcgggtcggattcgttctcgcgcagaaaacagatccgaaaagtgatgcattaatcggaaggttcccggagtttggatggtcggatcgagctgaaattttgaggggtggtagatatagtaattccgcagccgatcaacggttggatcttccaaaggacgtccgagctagaagctggacatcacgccctaaactcgtccagattcccgttcAGATTTGACAGGGGTCCGGTATATtatagattgccggagattcctccatcgaaactcaacgaaattttgcatggtctttgaagactcaattccgcacaattccatcaAAGGGATCGCCAAAGCGATGCTCTAataggtggtggcagcggatacaagttcgctgtttggaaaaacatcacggtcgcttgatggcaatgttgacgttgagcccccgagctccatagatgattcctccgtgatcttgatagagatcggagttgatgtttgatgaaggcccttgtccgaacatggtgatccgaacacggggcgcaattcttggtcgaaccaagatgaccagtcgagctggtgacgaagatgccaaagtcgcagttgatctgcaggcgagccatcgatccttttgtcgatcacacagcggaactctcaatgaaagcaccaatgtcggtgtcaaaactgatggatctcgggtagggggtcccgaactgtgcgtctaggccggatggtaacaggaggcaggggacacgatgttttacccaggttcgggccctcttgatggaggtaaaaccctacgtcctgcttgattaatattgatgatatgggtagtacaaaagtagatctaccacgagattaaggaggctaaaaccctagaagttagcccatggtatgattgtatgttgtatatgatctatcgactagcctgtccctggtttatataatgcaccagaggcctatgttaacaagagtcctagccaaatacgccggtggggagaagtccttgtcttgatcgccaagtcttgtggaatcttccttgtatgcggcagctgtccgaactggcacATGAGTATaaggccacgggggtcctcggcccaatctatcagatcgggagatgatgtgttgagtaccccctagtccaggacaccatcagtgcCTCTTAACATGATTCTACACGAAGAGTTTACATTGATCATAGTTGAAAAAACATAATCGGCAATCCAACTGGTGAGGCCACCGGTTTACGGTTTTACCTGTTGGACCGTCTGTTGAGCTACTTCATTTGCGACAAAAAAAGAATATttaagttatttaaagaaaataaCCTCTAATCAAATATATAAACTTAGTATTGGTTGTGCTTTATTATTAAATCACACTTTGAAGGTAGCCCAGTTGGCATTTGTCTTTGGGCGCGCGGTGACACTAGATCAAAGGTTCAATTCCCATCAGTGGTTACTCGtcactaaccccccccccccccccagtttgaGCATTTAGAGTCGCCAGCAAACACCTTTATTCTCAACCGTGTTCTTAACATCTTTATGAAGCTTGTTTCTAGTTCTAATCACTTACTGGGATAGCAAAACATCCTATAAGTCGCGGTCTATAGTAAGCATcaccaaacaagaacaacacgCTTTTATGAAAAACATTGTCAGACTCAAAAAAGCATATAATAAATTTTAGAGCACTAGACAATAAACATCTGAAAAAAAATATTTATCATCACCATATTGCAACAGATTGGAACGTCCTTCCACTACTTATTGAACCCCAGTTTGCATAGCTTTATCTACAATGATAGTCAGAGCACTGTAAAAAAAAACCTTTCAATTGAAACATTTTTTATACAATATACAAACAATAATTTAATTTTACATATATCTTTTCAAAAGCAACTTCAAAAGGAAGAGcactttgttttttatgatgaaagGTGTTCAAGTCTAGAGGTAGTTTTGAATAGGAAATATCGTCTCTACAACTCCATGATATCTGAAAATAAAACAATAAGAAGGCGTACACCATCAACAAATACAAATATGCGAACATGGCCCTTGTTCTTGCCGTACACAACCCTCTATGCAAGTAACGCAAGCACGTATAGTAGGTGGCCAGGGCAGCTCGCACGGATAATCCCGTAAGCCCAAATGATCGGTTGTCTTGTGGTTGCGTTTCGCCACCTCCATGGTATCAAGGTTGACGGAGAATAGCCATGTTCCACTTGCCGGAGCGAGAAGGACGAACTTCGGGCTGGTTACAACAACCTTCAAAGAGTCCTCAAAGTACTCCTCTTTATACCCTTCCAGCCCACGCGTTGCCTCCATCAACTCGAGGCTCTTGTGCAGCTCCCACGCATTACCTAAGTATGTGATCGTGGGTCTCACAAAGATCTGGAGGGTGTCCCGGGCGAAGAAGCATGCCCTCGCGTTGCCAATGTCGTCACACACCCCGTCGTATTGTTGATAGACCACACAGACCACCTTGAATGTTTCCATGCTGTCGACGACATGCACGCGGATGCCGATCTCAGGCTTGAACTCAGCGCGCCTCTCTGTGCCGACGAGGTACGAGCCCAGGCAGCGGTGACGCTTCATCTCCTCCATGTGCGGGATCAGCTGGTAGCGCCGCGTGGCCGGCTCGCAAACCATGAGGTCGGGGAAGCAGCGGCGCATCCACCCGCTCTTTTTCTTCTCGGCGAGGAGCACAAGGCTGCCGCCGTTGTCGACGACCTCCCATGCACTACTGTCACCGGGGAGGAAGTCGAGGGAGAAGCGGCGGCTCTCAACACCGTGCTGCGCCGTTGGGACGAACGCGATCTCCCGGCCGCCCAGAGGGGACACACGGTTGTAGTAGTTTCCTGCGACGGGGCGTGGGTATGGGGCCCGTGGACGGGCTTTGCAGAGCTCGGTGACGAAGAACCATGAGCGGCCCATGATCCGGCGCCACCGCTTGCAGGTGGCCGCCACGCGGACGAGGCAGAGAGGCGACGacatgaggcgctcgaggatcggCTCCAGGAGCCTGTCAGGGACGTTCTGCAGCGTCGTCAGCGCTGGGGGCTTCGCGTCGGCGGCCATGGAGATGCCGGCCGGATCAGCAGTCTCCCTCTGCGCCGCAGATCGGGGTGTAGAGAGAGTTATTCCTCAGCGTAACAAATGGAGTCCGCTGCCAAAGTTTTTTTTTTGGAGGCAAGTCAAAGTTTGGGTAGGCTTACTACACAGCCCTCGGGCCCAGTTGTTCACGGGCCATGAGCCGGTGACACCGCCATTCGTCGTCCTGGGCTGCGCGCGAGCCTGTCTAAACAAGAAAGTGGAAACATGCGAGCCTGTCTACACACCTTGAATGTTTCCATGCTGTGGACGACACGCATGCCGCCCCCGGGCTTGAACTCAAAGTTCCTCTCGGTGCCCACGAGGTGTGAGCCGAGGCAGCGGTGATGCTTCATCTCCTCCATGCGCGGGATCAGCTGGTAGCGGCGCGTGGCCGGCTCGCAGACCAGGAGGTCGGGGAAGCAGCGCCGCATCCACccgctcttcttcttcttggcgaggAGGACGAGGCTGCGGCTGCTGTCCACGATCTCCCATTTTTTGCTGCCGCCGGGGAGGAAGTCGAGCGAGAAGTGGCGGCTCTCGACGCGGCGCTGCGCCGCCGGCGAGGTGGGGACGAAGACGATCTCCCGGCCGCCCAGGGGGCACACACGGTTGTAGTAGTTTCCTGCGACGGGGCGTCGGTTTGGGGCCGGTGGGTGGGCTATGTAGAGCTCGCTGGCGAAGAACCATGAGCGGCCCATGATCCGGCGCCACCGCTTGCAGGTGGCCGCCGCGCGAACGAGGCAGAAAGGCGACGACATGAGACGCGCCAGGATCGGCTCCAGGAGCCTGTCGGGGACGTCCTGCAGCGTCGTGGCCGGCGGTGGCTTGGCGTCGGCGGCCATGGAGATGGCCGGCCTGATCAGCAGTCTCCCTGTGCGCCGCAGATCGGGGTCGAGAGATTTATTCCTCAGCGTAACAAATGGAATCCGTTGTCAAAGTTTGGGCAGGCTTATCGCACACGGTGGTGTGGTACTGGTCTAGACCTTTTTTTTTAGAACAAACATGGTACTGGATTAGATAGCCCTCTGGCCCAGTTGTTAATGGGCCATGAGCCCGTGACACTTTGCCATTTGTTAGAGGCCGCGCGCGAGCCCGCCTCCCTAAAAAGAAGGAAAGTGATAAAAAAAGTAGCACGATTAGTGTGTGTGTGCACTGTGCACAACTAGTTCCCGGCGGGGGATTCTAAAAAAAAAGGTTCCTGTCGGGGAAGAATGCTTTTCTTCGGCTCTGAAAGTAGTACGTACGTTCCAAGTGAAACATTCGTTTGATAAGAAAAGTTTTCTTTTCATGTGTTGCAAGTATTGGCTTTTGCTTCAACAAGTTAACCTGTTAAACGACACTTTTCCTTTGCGTTCGTCAATCAATTCACTCACCATCTTTACCCTGTTTCGAGGGGCAACATAATTATGTGTCTTGTCTGCAAAGCAATACTCCTATCATCAGATTAACTTAACCAGTTGCCTGTCACCGAGGGGGTTCGACAGTGATTGCTTTCTCTTTTACTCCCCCCGGCCAGCTCTattttttttttttttaaaaatgaaactccatgggcactagcacccacggtttattgatatagaagaagcatccttcatgagaattccagaaattcgtccccgacgtggatcgaactctggtcgttgggtttacaatcatgcgcccccAACCACTGGGCTATGCCCACGTCCTCGGCCAGCTCTATTTTTTGGATCTGAAGAAAAGGGAAACATCAGTCGGCGGTAGAATCGATTCACAATCGGCTATGTGCTTTTCTTTCTACCCCGCATCAAGGGTGATGCCAAACAAGATAGGAGTTCTAGTTCCTGCTGGCTGTTTATTGTGCTTTTCACATTGTTTTTCAAGAATGTCCTTTTCGTATTTACCTTGTGACCGACGATCGGTGTTGTCATAGCCAAGCTGTACTAAAATAGAATACGTATCTAGGTTTTCTCTGTTTATACTGAAATGTTTGGTTAAATATATATGTTTTATGAGCAAATGTGTAGAGTCATAGTCCATTTTTACTGCAAGAAaaattgttcatctccaccgatGGGTAGTCAAAACAGTTCTTTTATGTTCACTCCACGTAATTTAGAGTcaatagtaaaatagtttatgcaATAGGGTGCATTTTAAACTGATTCTACACGGAAAAAAGCTATTAACAGTTTAGATGATGTGGCCTACAGTTAAATAAAGAAAAAGAGAACTGAGTATCATGGTATGATACCGTATCAGATTAGATGGTGTggtactatgtgtcatgcatgacaataaataaggtCATCTATAATACCAACCTATCATTTAGTGATGCTCTAACCACCAGATAACTTGACGATGGGGGTAAAGTGGTTTTGGCCCAGCGAGCCAAACTTAGATACAACCCACTATGATCAGCCTACTATGCACTATGTATATAGTATCATACAtcaatatcatatgcatgatattagcTAGTATACGACACTTTCCAATGCGGGACTGATTCTAAACGACGAGCTAGCATTAAATAGGTCAATGTACAAAGGCAACAAGGTTGACTCCTTAACGAGAGTGTGACTCTTAATGAAGAGTTTGTTTGATTCCCCGTGCACATTGAGAATTATCCTACGTGGCAGAAATAAAAATCATCTCCATGTGCTTTTAGATGACCACAAACAAAATTAATACAAATACTTAATACTCTGCCATCTTCAAATCAATATCTCAAACATTTCTTTGGATCGCCATGGCAGTTCCTTGTACGGTGTCAAATCTTCTTCTTAATACAAATGACTCGCAAATCTCGTGCATCTTCTTGAAAACAAAAGGTTGAAACATggagattttgaaaaaaaaaattgttaacCTTGTCTAGTGATATGACCTAGTATCCTTGCGTACAAAACATTCTAAAACGTGTACGGCCAAAATTTCCTATCTTTGACTTCTGATACGTAGAAGTATATGTTTCTATTGATCTGGTAAAAGTAATACTAGTATAattaaatctcaagatgatatgccggctcagttttttggagatgctcataggggtagggtgtgcgtgtgtgcgttcatagggatgagtgtatgcgcgtgtatatgagcgcttgtgtctgtactgatgttcaaaaaagaaGGTAATATTCTTGTACTATTTCTTTTGGAAAGAAACAATAGGACAATGATATTGGCCCAAAATTCAAAGGTGAATTATTTCCCCCTTTCCCAGGAGATGTTTGCCATTTCGAATTTTAACATGTTTTTGTAGGAACAGGGATGAACAAACAAATGGCAAAGCTGACCTGATCCACATATGTATACGTTTTGAATTCTTCCACAAAGTCAGACTGTACAATCAATTCCTTGGTTTTCACCACATATATCCTTTCCAACTTCTGTTGAACTTGATGTCAAAAAATTCgagaacaaagaagaagaagaaaaatgagctGCTAGTAAGTATATTTCAGCGTCTGCACAGGAGGTGATTCTCCTCGTGGATGGTCTCGAGGTTGGGCCGCCTGGAGCGCGCGCTGCTGAGCCGGTGCTTGAGCACGTCGATCTCCGCGGCCACCGCGTCGTCCACCATCTCGTCCAGCCGCGCCCTCGGCGACGGCGCCTCCTCCGCGGCCGGCACGAAGGTGATGGCCGGCTCTGGtgcagccgccgtcgccgccgcggcccCGACCCCGACGGAGGACACCTTGGCGGAGCGGCGGGCCTCCCGCGTggccgcggcggcgaggcgggccATGTCAGCTGCGGCCAGCTTCGTGCCGATGCGGTTCATGGGGAAGGTGGCGTAGACGACGCCCATCTCGAGGTCCTCGTCGGCGTGGAGCGCCTCGAGGCGGGTGCCGACGCGCGCGTGGCGCGTCTCGGCCACGAAGTGGCCCGGCGCGTCCATCATCAGCTCCGCCGCCGTGGCCGGCAGCGACACCCGCCGCACCACGCCGTCGGGGAGGATCACCCGCGCGCCCTTCCCACCCGGCGTCTTGGCCAGCGTGCATGACAGGTAGTTCCCCATGCCCGCTCGCGCGCCGCCGACAGAAGCTCCTCCAAGAACCGCGCGCGCTCGCACACCACACCAGAAGAAGCTGTTGCGCAAGGAGCCAAGCGGGGATGGAGGCCGAGCTAAAACAAGATCGCGCCGCGGAAGCAAAGCAGGTTGTAGAAGTGGCCGGGAACGCGATGGATGTTTGCGGTGGTTGGTTTGGGTTTGCGGCTTGCCGGCGACGCCGCGGCTTTATATAGCTACCGCGGGTCGCCTCGGCGGTGGCTAGCTAGCTTGGATTGGAAACGCGTGCGGAGGAAGGTGACGGCGAAGGCAAGTCAGCGGGAGGGAGGTGGGTGTCTCCTCCCGCCGCGGGGCGCGTGCTAGGGTGTGGATGATGGGGTCGGGTCGTCGGTCGGCCCGCGCGCGCGGTGGTGATCTGCGATGCGCGTGCGGCGTGGTGGGGACGGAGCTCCCCTGCTGGCTGGGTGTGGGTGGGTCGGAATGTTCGATGGAAAAATGGTGTCGCCCCGGCCGCGTCGTGGGTGGCCGCGGCTTTTATCCGTGGGCGCCCGTCTATTTCAGGCTGTCAACGACACCTTTTCTGGCTTCAGATTCAGACCCAACAGCCAAGAACTACAAACTGTATTTCCTAAATCCGGCGCTTGCATGGGTTTTTGTATGACTCTAGCAGTCTTTACACATTCTTTTTGTTGTCTTTGCACATCTAAGGGCGTCAGCGGCATTATTAGGGTGGGTTGATTTCAAAAGCATTTGTTCAGGTAAATCATTCAGATTACTTGTTGTGTCTTCCAGTGAGAAAGCGACGAATCGTTGTTGGGTCTTgccttgttttcttcttctttagtAGTCGTGGACTGAAGAATGAGTGAGTATAGGAGCTCAAGATATTGCATGTCTTTTTGTTGGATGTCGTTTTCTTGGGCTGGGTTTGGCTTGTCAATATTCAAACATGTGACAGTCATTTCCGCACGCCTTAAACGAGCTCCCGCTGTCCAGCGCCGTGCTTGCCATTTAACCATTTAGGTCTCCTTTTATTTAGAGGAATTTCATAAAAATTATAGAGAataggatttttataggattttttcctttagagctttttggttcataggaatggattcctatttctACATAgaattggttcctatcctccacatttcataggaaaataaaaaagagtctagactcaatggaaaaattcctttggtgtcaaccaaatgtcATCTTGTTTTTTATTCCTACTCAtaagatttgagatacatgtcatctcatttcctacaagattcttattcctatgataatcctatctTATGAATCAAAAGAGGCCTTAGCCTGCGAAGCAGGTAATAGATTTGGTCTGGTCCGTGGCTGCTGATGTAGACACGCAGAACTAGGGGCAGCAGCGGGCAAGTTAAGATGTTTTCAGTTGCTGTTATTGATCTGATTGTACTGCTAAGTAGTAAGAGAATCATGGTTAGCCTAGCTAGCAGTACATGTGCTACTCGCAAACTATTCCATCTTTCTTGCGCAAACTCCACTCGTGTAGCAGTATAAAATAATCACAGTGGGTAATTCACCTACCGACATGAACTGAAACTCTACCCCTGTAAATTTCTCAATCTTTTCGCAAGGGGACTCCCAGCGTTGACGACTGCAGCTAGCAAGCCAGGTTCATTGTTCAGACTCCAGGCTCATTAAACAATGTATACAGGTAGTATAAAGCTAATCCTTGCGAAGATTGTTCTAACCAAAATCCTCCGCCATGTACAACGTACCactcagggcatctccagccgttggcctcaGGAGGAGCAAAAAATCGCCCTCTGGGAACGCACCGGCGCTAAACCACGCATTGGAAGCGTGATGCCCTCCAGTCACGGCCCCACACGggtttttaaaatgtttaaattcggCGCAAACACAACGCAAATACGGGCGAGTTCGtttaaatttaaacatattttataaaaaaaatctaccgcgggctacccccgccgtcttcctcgccgcccgcccacacggttctacatgccgaggaggctgtagaaccgcgtgtagtcaccaccgtcgtcgtcgtcgtcgtcgtcgttgtcgcccccacctacgcctccgccgtccttgctgcatccctcccccggttggcgcggcgggttgaaGACGACGACACCgtcctcgtcctcgcgcccacgtttgcgggcggcgatctcctctcgggcccggcgctgccggatcATCTCCTCGCGCAGGTAGTCGTCGCGCGACCACTgcatggcgtcctcgtcggagaagccgcgccaggctatctcctcgtactccggggggaggctggactgttggggaacgtagcagaaattcaaaattttctacgcatcaccaagatcaatctatggagagactagcaacgaggggaaggagagtgcatctacatacccttgtagatcgctaagcggaagcgttcatgagaacggggttgaaggagtcgtactcgtcgtgattcaaatcacggagatcctagtgccgaacggatggcacttccgcgttcaacacacgtacagcccggtgatgtctcccatgccttgatccagca
Proteins encoded in this window:
- the LOC123180829 gene encoding uncharacterized protein; this translates as MGNYLSCTLAKTPGGKGARVILPDGVVRRVSLPATAAELMMDAPGHFVAETRHARVGTRLEALHADEDLEMGVVYATFPMNRIGTKLAAADMARLAAAATREARRSAKVSSVGVGAAAATAAAPEPAITFVPAAEEAPSPRARLDEMVDDAVAAEIDVLKHRLSSARSRRPNLETIHEENHLLCRR